A single region of the Candidatus Aminicenantes bacterium genome encodes:
- a CDS encoding glycosyltransferase family 1 protein, with protein MRIGIDAHKAEDDGCGNCTYIRGLVRGLAEIDRENEYVLYVCDPGHPYFRGLALPPNFRLRRLRPRASFLRIPLALALASRRDRLDVLHVQYIAPPCHRGRLVATIHDLGFLRVPDTFPKPFVWRSRILVRATARRATRIITGSAHARDDIAATYRLDPARVAFIPHGVAPEFFTPRDPAATQRVLDAHGIRRPFILSVSRINPRKNIPLLAAAFRRLVAPPVAPSPRPQLVLVGKPDFDSGRTMSAVSAGIGPDLIATGYVPDEDLRHLYSSAAAFVYISLFEGAGLPVFEAMASGAPVVTTASTSMAELAAGTAVLVDPSDEEGLARVLRRLLEDSTFRADRIAAGRRRAAELTWREAALRTLEVYRAAAR; from the coding sequence ATGCGAATAGGGATCGACGCGCACAAGGCTGAGGACGACGGCTGCGGCAACTGCACTTATATTCGCGGCCTCGTGAGGGGCCTGGCCGAGATCGACCGCGAGAACGAATACGTCCTTTATGTCTGCGATCCGGGCCATCCCTATTTTCGGGGCCTTGCGCTCCCGCCCAATTTCCGCTTGCGGCGCTTGCGCCCGCGGGCGTCATTCCTGCGTATCCCCTTGGCCCTGGCCCTGGCTTCGCGCCGCGACCGGCTCGACGTCCTGCATGTCCAGTACATCGCCCCGCCCTGCCATCGGGGCCGCCTGGTGGCGACCATCCACGACCTGGGCTTTCTCCGCGTCCCCGACACGTTTCCCAAGCCCTTCGTCTGGCGCTCGCGAATTCTCGTCCGGGCCACGGCCCGCCGTGCTACCCGGATCATCACCGGCTCGGCCCACGCCCGCGACGACATCGCGGCGACCTATCGCTTGGACCCGGCCCGCGTCGCCTTCATCCCTCACGGCGTCGCGCCCGAATTCTTCACCCCGCGCGACCCGGCCGCCACCCAACGCGTCCTTGACGCTCACGGCATCCGCCGTCCCTTCATCCTTTCCGTCAGCCGCATCAATCCCCGCAAAAACATTCCGCTCCTGGCCGCGGCCTTCCGCCGGCTCGTCGCGCCGCCCGTCGCTCCCTCGCCCCGGCCCCAGCTCGTCCTTGTCGGGAAGCCGGATTTCGATTCCGGGCGGACGATGTCCGCCGTTTCCGCCGGGATCGGGCCCGACCTGATCGCGACGGGCTACGTCCCGGATGAAGATCTCCGCCATCTTTATTCTTCCGCGGCGGCCTTCGTCTACATCTCGCTATTCGAGGGAGCGGGCCTGCCCGTCTTCGAGGCCATGGCTTCGGGAGCGCCCGTCGTGACCACGGCCTCGACCTCGATGGCCGAGCTGGCTGCGGGCACCGCGGTTCTTGTCGATCCGAGCGACGAAGAGGGCTTGGCCCGCGTCCTCCGGCGTCTTCTCGAAGACTCGACCTTTCGGGCCGACAGGATCGCGGCCGGCCGCCGCCGCGCCGCGGAGCTCACTTGGCGGGAGGCCGCCCTCCGGACGCTCGAAGTCTACCGCGCCGCCGCCCGCTAA